A genomic region of Pseudomonadota bacterium contains the following coding sequences:
- the hisH gene encoding imidazole glycerol phosphate synthase subunit HisH codes for MSSVVLVDSGGANIGSVKYALARLGVEADICADGDEIQRADKVIMPGVGAAGAGMARLRENGLTELIPSLTQPVLGICLGMQLMFESSEEDDTPALNIFRGGAARLPDRPGLRVPHMGWNRLEQVKPCVLLDGLGDDAYAYFVHSFALPVNEDTVASALHGSAFCAVAQRDNFYGTQFHPERSAQVGAKILENFLSL; via the coding sequence ATGTCCTCGGTGGTACTGGTGGACTCCGGAGGCGCGAACATCGGGTCGGTGAAATACGCGCTGGCGCGGCTGGGCGTTGAGGCGGACATCTGTGCGGATGGCGACGAGATTCAGCGGGCGGACAAGGTGATTATGCCGGGCGTTGGCGCCGCCGGTGCCGGCATGGCGCGGCTCCGGGAGAACGGCCTGACGGAACTGATTCCATCGTTGACTCAGCCGGTGCTGGGCATCTGCCTCGGGATGCAGCTGATGTTCGAAAGCTCAGAAGAAGACGATACGCCGGCGCTGAACATTTTCCGCGGCGGCGCTGCGCGCCTGCCGGACCGTCCCGGGCTTCGGGTCCCGCACATGGGCTGGAACCGGCTGGAGCAGGTCAAACCCTGCGTGCTGCTGGATGGGCTGGGTGACGATGCCTACGCCTATTTTGTCCATAGCTTCGCGCTGCCGGTGAACGAGGATACGGTGGCGAGCGCCCTTCACGGATCTGCTTTCTGCGCGGTTGCGCAGCGGGATAACTTTTACGGCACGCAGTTTCACCCGGAACGTTCGGCCCAGGTGGGCGCCAAAATTCTGGAGAACTTTCTCTCGCTATGA
- the hisD gene encoding histidinol dehydrogenase codes for MKRVVWSELSETEQEEALARAPSTSSPELVSGVSSIIERVRKDGDTALRELTQQLDGIAEPVLKADQADFLAAKDSLDSEVSQALDQAISRVEEFHAACQGSDVGCDVDGVRCERVIRPIQTVGLYVPAGSAPLPSTTVMLGVPARLAGCPRVVLCSPPGPDGKVNATVLAAAERLGISEVFAVGGAQAIAAMAYGTQSVPRCDKLFGPGNAWVTQAKQQVSQDAGGASIDMPAGPSEVMVVADASSNPVFVASDLLSQAEHGPDSHVVLVALDETTVTATEAALEEQLARLPRADVARQALSHSVSVVVSSREQALEVVNAYAAEHLILQIDAPRDLLAGVNTAGSVFLGAYTPESLGDYCSGTNHVLPTYGFARAYSGVSVDSFQIRMTVQEASQQGLQAIGPVAITLARVEGLEAHAQAVALRLETLAS; via the coding sequence ATGAAGCGCGTTGTTTGGAGCGAGTTGAGCGAAACCGAGCAGGAAGAGGCGCTTGCGCGGGCACCCTCAACGAGCAGCCCAGAGCTGGTGTCGGGCGTGTCGTCCATTATCGAGCGAGTGCGCAAGGATGGCGATACCGCGCTGCGCGAACTGACGCAGCAGCTCGACGGCATCGCTGAGCCGGTGCTTAAAGCTGACCAGGCGGATTTTCTCGCAGCGAAAGACTCGTTGGACTCTGAGGTGTCCCAGGCGCTCGATCAGGCCATCAGCCGCGTCGAAGAATTTCACGCTGCCTGTCAGGGCAGCGACGTGGGCTGCGACGTTGACGGCGTGCGCTGCGAACGGGTGATACGGCCGATACAAACGGTTGGGCTATACGTGCCCGCCGGCAGTGCGCCACTGCCCTCGACCACGGTGATGCTCGGCGTTCCCGCGCGCCTCGCCGGCTGCCCTCGGGTGGTGCTGTGCAGCCCGCCCGGGCCTGACGGCAAGGTCAACGCCACGGTGCTGGCGGCGGCTGAAAGGCTCGGCATCAGCGAAGTGTTTGCCGTCGGTGGCGCGCAGGCGATTGCCGCGATGGCCTATGGCACTCAGAGTGTGCCTCGCTGCGACAAGCTGTTTGGTCCTGGCAACGCGTGGGTCACGCAGGCCAAGCAGCAGGTCAGTCAGGACGCGGGTGGGGCGAGTATCGACATGCCGGCTGGACCATCCGAGGTCATGGTGGTCGCTGACGCGTCATCCAATCCGGTGTTTGTTGCGAGCGACCTGCTGTCGCAGGCGGAACATGGCCCCGACTCGCATGTGGTGCTGGTCGCGCTCGACGAGACTACGGTTACAGCCACAGAGGCCGCGCTGGAGGAGCAGCTAGCGCGCTTGCCGCGTGCTGACGTGGCTCGCCAGGCGCTGAGTCACAGTGTCTCGGTAGTGGTGAGCAGCCGCGAACAGGCCCTCGAGGTCGTCAACGCCTACGCAGCGGAACATTTGATCCTGCAGATTGACGCGCCGCGCGATCTGCTCGCCGGCGTGAACACCGCAGGTTCAGTGTTCCTCGGGGCCTACACGCCGGAGTCGCTGGGTGACTACTGCAGCGGCACCAATCACGTGCTCCCGACCTACGGGTTCGCCCGGGCCTACAGCGGCGTCAGCGTCGACAGTTTCCAGATCCGGATGACGGTCCAGGAGGCCAGCCAGCAGGGGCTCCAAGCGATTGGTCCGGTAGCCATCACGCTGGCAAGGGTCGAGGGGCTGGAAGCACACGCTCAGGCGGTCGCCCTCCGACTGGAGACCCTCGCGTCGTGA
- the hisIE gene encoding bifunctional phosphoribosyl-AMP cyclohydrolase/phosphoribosyl-ATP diphosphatase HisIE yields MTDLNQLDFEKGGGLIPAIVQDAVSGQVLMLGYMNEEAVQVTRDSGKVTFYSRSRSELWTKGETSGHFLHFVDMATDCDHDALLVTANPVGPTCHLGVTSCFGEPTRHALGFLGELQQVVDARKGADPESSYTASLFHRGSKRIAQKVGEEGVETALAAVGGDTDELQAEAADLLYHLTVLLSDAGLNLGQVSDLLRERHQPS; encoded by the coding sequence ATGACCGATTTAAACCAGTTGGATTTTGAAAAAGGCGGCGGCCTCATACCGGCGATTGTCCAGGATGCGGTCAGCGGGCAGGTGCTGATGCTGGGCTACATGAACGAAGAAGCGGTGCAGGTTACCCGCGACAGCGGCAAGGTGACGTTCTACAGCCGCTCCCGCAGTGAACTTTGGACCAAAGGTGAGACCTCCGGGCATTTTCTTCACTTTGTTGATATGGCCACGGACTGCGATCACGACGCGCTGCTGGTCACCGCCAACCCCGTGGGCCCAACCTGCCACCTGGGCGTGACAAGCTGTTTTGGTGAGCCAACCCGGCACGCGCTGGGGTTTCTGGGTGAGCTTCAGCAGGTGGTGGATGCCCGCAAGGGGGCAGATCCGGAGTCCAGCTACACAGCCAGCCTGTTTCACCGCGGCAGCAAGCGTATTGCTCAGAAGGTTGGAGAGGAAGGGGTCGAAACGGCTTTGGCCGCAGTGGGCGGTGATACGGACGAGCTTCAGGCGGAGGCGGCTGATCTGCTGTATCACCTCACGGTGCTGCTGTCGGATGCCGGCCTGAACCTGGGGCAGGTCAGCGACCTGCTGCGCGAGCGTCACCAGCCTTCCTAG
- a CDS encoding gamma-glutamyltransferase, with amino-acid sequence MTYSTGIAASSELAANAAVRLVEQGGNAVDAAIGAALISAISEPGMVALGSGGYIVVWPPDGPPVSIDGGVEMPGRGLPQERFGRGAEKVHLDYIGGCEALVGAGTVATPGTLAAFAEASRRYGVLPWRELIQPAIELVRAGFPMGAPSYRYLSASHELIFGREPQSFAALHDDDGELLPVGALIHIPELGDSLELIAMEGVEAFYQGDLAVAIASDIEAADGILRRADLAAYEARVSEPMAYELGPWQLASAAPSAIGGAVLGVMVHRSGELMANDKPWSDDWVRHVVHIQNEVLSFRYQELDLTPEFSALARSYFDAALAGTSTAATDSASTVHNSVADVSGLSCAITISAGYGSGVMPAGTGIWLNNCLGELELNCTGFHALAPGSRLLSNMAPTVGRSSTGGILSMGSPGSGRITTAQYQTLINLILAEWPLDQAIAHPRLHLAHAGAFPQVHVEPGVKTFTGNLEWKPVERLDTYFGGVGAVRIENDQIEAARDPRRSGAVARA; translated from the coding sequence GTGACCTATTCAACAGGAATTGCGGCCAGCTCTGAGTTGGCGGCTAACGCGGCCGTTCGGCTGGTAGAGCAGGGCGGAAATGCGGTTGATGCTGCCATCGGCGCGGCGCTGATTTCCGCGATCTCTGAGCCTGGCATGGTGGCGCTTGGGTCCGGTGGCTATATCGTTGTGTGGCCACCTGATGGGCCGCCCGTGTCGATCGATGGTGGCGTTGAAATGCCCGGGCGTGGATTACCGCAGGAGCGCTTTGGGCGCGGTGCTGAGAAGGTCCATCTGGACTATATCGGCGGCTGTGAGGCGTTGGTGGGTGCGGGTACGGTCGCCACGCCGGGCACTTTGGCGGCCTTTGCGGAGGCGTCCCGTCGCTATGGTGTGCTGCCATGGCGAGAGCTGATCCAGCCGGCGATTGAACTGGTGCGGGCAGGCTTTCCGATGGGCGCGCCGTCTTACCGCTACCTGAGCGCAAGCCATGAACTGATCTTCGGGCGCGAACCGCAAAGTTTTGCCGCGCTCCACGACGACGATGGTGAGCTTCTGCCGGTTGGGGCGCTAATTCATATCCCCGAGCTGGGCGACAGTCTGGAACTGATTGCTATGGAGGGCGTGGAGGCCTTCTACCAGGGAGACCTGGCAGTGGCAATCGCCAGCGATATTGAAGCGGCAGACGGTATTCTGAGGCGGGCGGATCTGGCCGCCTACGAAGCGCGGGTTTCGGAGCCCATGGCATATGAGCTCGGCCCGTGGCAGCTCGCTTCTGCGGCTCCGTCAGCGATCGGCGGAGCAGTGCTGGGCGTGATGGTGCATCGCAGCGGGGAGCTGATGGCGAACGACAAGCCCTGGAGCGATGATTGGGTGCGCCATGTGGTTCACATTCAAAACGAGGTGTTGAGCTTCCGCTATCAAGAGCTGGATTTGACGCCGGAATTCAGCGCGCTGGCCCGGTCCTATTTCGACGCTGCTTTGGCCGGTACGTCGACAGCGGCCACTGACTCAGCGAGCACCGTACACAACAGCGTGGCGGACGTCAGCGGCCTGTCTTGCGCAATTACCATTTCGGCTGGCTACGGCTCCGGCGTGATGCCAGCCGGTACCGGTATCTGGCTCAACAACTGTCTCGGTGAGTTGGAGCTTAACTGCACCGGCTTCCATGCCTTGGCGCCCGGTAGTCGGCTTCTGTCGAATATGGCACCCACGGTTGGCAGGTCCAGCACCGGCGGTATCCTGTCCATGGGTTCTCCTGGCTCCGGCAGGATTACCACCGCCCAATACCAGACCCTTATCAACCTGATCCTCGCCGAATGGCCGCTGGACCAGGCGATCGCCCATCCAAGGCTCCATCTGGCTCACGCCGGCGCTTTCCCGCAAGTGCACGTGGAGCCCGGGGTCAAAACCTTTACTGGCAATCTGGAGTGGAAGCCGGTCGAGCGCCTGGATACCTATTTCGGCGGAGTGGGCGCCGTGCGCATCGAAAACGACCAGATCGAAGCGGCAAGGGACCCGCGGCGATCAGGGGCCGTTGCGCGAGCCTGA
- the hisF gene encoding imidazole glycerol phosphate synthase subunit HisF, with translation MLARRLIPCLDVRDGQVVKGVQFRNHRVMGEIEELATRYRDEGADELVFYDITASPEGRQVDVSWVSRVARVIDIPFCVAGGIRSVAQAGRVLEAGADKISVNTPALENPDLIGELAVAFGSQCVVVGIDSLDREGTYTVKQNTGNPDLMSDANRSTQAWLSEAQERGAGEFVLNCMNADGARSGYDITQLRLLRDSCRVPLIASGGAGTMQHFADVFREADVDGALAATVFHSGAIPIPDLKSFLRDSDIQVRP, from the coding sequence GTGCTTGCAAGACGCCTGATTCCCTGTCTTGACGTCCGTGATGGCCAGGTGGTCAAAGGCGTCCAGTTCCGCAACCACCGCGTGATGGGTGAGATCGAGGAGCTCGCGACGCGCTACCGCGATGAGGGCGCGGACGAACTGGTGTTTTACGACATCACGGCCAGCCCCGAAGGACGCCAGGTGGACGTGTCCTGGGTCAGCCGGGTGGCCCGGGTTATCGACATCCCGTTTTGTGTTGCCGGCGGCATTCGCAGCGTGGCGCAGGCCGGCAGGGTGCTTGAGGCTGGCGCTGACAAGATTTCTGTCAACACGCCCGCGCTGGAAAACCCGGACCTCATCGGAGAGCTGGCCGTCGCCTTTGGATCCCAGTGTGTGGTGGTCGGTATCGACAGCCTGGACCGTGAAGGGACCTACACCGTAAAGCAGAACACCGGCAATCCAGACCTGATGTCCGACGCCAATCGCTCGACACAGGCCTGGCTGTCGGAGGCGCAGGAGCGCGGTGCCGGAGAGTTTGTCCTGAACTGCATGAACGCGGACGGCGCGCGTAGCGGCTATGACATCACTCAGCTCAGGCTCTTGCGCGATTCGTGCCGCGTGCCGCTGATCGCCTCCGGCGGTGCCGGCACAATGCAGCACTTTGCGGACGTGTTTCGTGAGGCTGACGTGGATGGCGCGCTGGCGGCAACCGTGTTCCATTCCGGTGCCATTCCGATTCCCGATTTAAAGTCGTTTCTCCGCGACAGTGATATCCAGGTGCGACCATGA
- the hisG gene encoding ATP phosphoribosyltransferase — MQSSLATSDNRLKIAVQKSGRLADKSFALLERCGLTFSRSKDKLFCYGRNVPVDVLLVRDDDIPQLLVDGVCDLGIVGENVSEEQRLVRSARGDTADYTTLKKLSFGTCRLSLAIPELQEYTGPASLDGKRIATSYPGLTNKYLKDNGVNARVVHLSGSVEIAPSMGTADVITDLVSTGTTLRANHLKEAEVIMRSTAVLLKSASPLAEGLEPVLARLLARIDGVLEAQESKYVMLHAPADKVAQIRRILPGAESPTVLKLEGNDDRVAVHAVCRETVFWEHLEELKAAGASAVLVLPVEKMLA, encoded by the coding sequence ATGCAAAGCTCGCTCGCTACCAGCGATAACCGTCTGAAAATTGCAGTGCAGAAGTCAGGCCGGCTGGCAGACAAGTCGTTTGCCCTGCTGGAACGTTGCGGTCTGACCTTTTCGCGCAGCAAAGACAAACTCTTTTGTTACGGCCGGAACGTGCCGGTCGATGTGCTCCTGGTGCGGGATGACGATATCCCCCAGCTGCTTGTGGACGGTGTCTGTGATCTGGGTATCGTCGGCGAAAACGTCAGTGAGGAGCAGCGCCTGGTGCGAAGCGCTCGTGGCGACACGGCGGATTACACCACGTTGAAGAAGCTGAGCTTCGGCACCTGTCGGCTGTCGCTGGCGATTCCGGAGCTGCAGGAATACACGGGCCCGGCGAGCCTGGACGGTAAGCGAATCGCGACCAGCTACCCGGGACTGACCAACAAATATCTGAAGGACAACGGCGTCAACGCGCGCGTTGTTCATCTGTCTGGCTCGGTCGAGATTGCGCCAAGCATGGGCACGGCGGACGTGATCACCGATCTGGTGTCCACCGGCACCACGCTGCGCGCTAATCACCTGAAAGAAGCCGAGGTGATCATGCGGTCCACCGCCGTGCTGCTGAAGTCCGCCAGTCCGCTGGCTGAAGGGCTGGAGCCTGTGCTGGCCCGTCTGCTCGCTCGAATTGACGGTGTGTTGGAGGCCCAGGAGAGCAAGTACGTGATGCTCCACGCGCCGGCTGACAAGGTGGCGCAGATTCGACGCATTCTGCCGGGTGCTGAGTCCCCCACCGTCCTGAAGCTGGAGGGCAACGACGACCGCGTGGCGGTACACGCCGTTTGCCGCGAGACGGTGTTTTGGGAACATCTGGAAGAGCTGAAAGCGGCCGGCGCCAGCGCGGTGCTGGTGCTGCCGGTGGAGAAGATGCTGGCATGA
- a CDS encoding N-formylglutamate amidohydrolase: MDAEIITADTFLEPGEPGPFDCLHPESESNVVLICDHASKRIPNALDDLGLEYQNRERHIAWDMGAGPLTRYLSRRLGAVAVLANYSRLVMDLNRNPDSDDAYPSVSDITVVPANQNLSPEAQAIRRAALFDPYHNAIETQLDAVRARGVCPALVAIHSYTQELLSGGGERPWHIGVLYDKDVRIAHRLIESLSRNPLVEVGDNEPYSGTHYHDYSIDTHGEAARIACCGIEVRQDLLATRESFNQWATILGDALAETLADPVIYESTCAKV; the protein is encoded by the coding sequence TTGGACGCCGAAATCATCACCGCTGACACCTTTCTCGAACCTGGGGAGCCAGGGCCATTCGACTGCCTGCATCCCGAGTCCGAGTCGAACGTGGTGCTGATCTGTGACCATGCCAGCAAGCGGATTCCCAACGCGTTGGACGACCTGGGGCTGGAATACCAAAACCGTGAACGTCATATCGCCTGGGATATGGGCGCTGGCCCGCTGACGCGCTACCTGTCGCGGCGGCTTGGGGCCGTGGCGGTCCTGGCGAACTACTCGCGCCTGGTGATGGACCTTAATCGCAATCCTGACTCCGATGATGCCTATCCCTCGGTGAGCGATATTACGGTTGTTCCCGCGAATCAAAACCTCTCGCCGGAGGCGCAGGCCATTCGCCGTGCGGCGCTGTTTGATCCTTATCACAACGCTATCGAGACGCAGCTGGATGCCGTGCGCGCCCGAGGCGTCTGTCCGGCGCTGGTGGCGATTCACAGCTACACCCAGGAGCTGCTGTCCGGCGGGGGAGAGCGGCCGTGGCATATCGGTGTGCTCTACGACAAAGACGTTCGCATTGCTCACCGGCTGATCGAGTCGCTGAGCCGCAACCCGCTGGTTGAGGTGGGAGACAACGAACCTTACTCGGGCACGCACTATCACGACTATTCGATTGACACCCATGGCGAAGCCGCGCGGATTGCGTGTTGCGGCATCGAGGTGCGTCAGGACCTGCTGGCGACGCGTGAGAGTTTTAACCAGTGGGCGACAATCTTGGGCGATGCGCTGGCCGAAACGCTGGCTGATCCCGTCATCTACGAATCCACCTGCGCGAAAGTTTAA
- the hisC gene encoding histidinol-phosphate transaminase, with amino-acid sequence MSVLDLARPEIRELAPYASARSIAGISPVTLNANESPWAAPGDSTGKLNRYPDPQPVALVGAIAEHFAVETSQVLVTRGSDEAIDLLIRAFCAAGRHAVIQCPPTFGMYAISARIQDARVCNVPLLADEGFGLDLPGLELAAEDPAVRLVFLCRPNNPTGSMYGAEGIRNLCRQLAEQALVIVDEAYMDFASEPSMARDLEGLPNLAVLRTFSKAHALAGARCGCLLADADVISLLKRILAPYPLPTATIDAALKALEPDNLAATQRQTRMLNEGRAVLARVLEELPYVRQQWPSEANFILLRVDDGPALCDWLAGQGVLVRNFHSNPVLKNCLRISIGSPPENARLTQLLKAYTP; translated from the coding sequence GTGAGCGTGCTGGATCTCGCACGGCCCGAAATCCGCGAGCTCGCGCCTTACGCGTCAGCGCGTTCGATCGCAGGAATCTCGCCGGTAACGTTGAACGCCAACGAGTCGCCCTGGGCCGCCCCCGGCGATTCCACCGGAAAACTCAACCGCTATCCGGATCCGCAACCGGTGGCGTTGGTCGGCGCCATCGCTGAGCACTTTGCCGTCGAGACCTCCCAGGTGCTGGTGACGCGAGGTAGCGACGAGGCGATTGACCTGCTCATCCGGGCGTTTTGCGCAGCCGGGCGTCATGCGGTAATTCAGTGCCCCCCGACGTTTGGGATGTACGCCATTTCGGCGCGGATTCAGGACGCCAGGGTCTGCAACGTGCCGCTGCTGGCTGATGAGGGATTTGGCCTGGATCTGCCGGGTCTTGAGCTGGCCGCCGAGGATCCGGCCGTACGGCTGGTCTTCCTATGCCGACCCAACAATCCCACCGGTTCCATGTACGGGGCCGAGGGCATACGGAACCTGTGCCGACAGCTCGCTGAGCAGGCGCTGGTGATTGTGGACGAGGCTTACATGGACTTCGCCTCTGAGCCGTCCATGGCGAGGGATCTGGAAGGCCTGCCAAACCTGGCGGTGCTGCGGACCTTTTCGAAAGCCCATGCGCTGGCGGGCGCCCGCTGTGGCTGTTTGCTGGCCGACGCTGACGTGATCAGCCTGCTAAAGCGGATCCTCGCGCCATACCCGCTCCCAACCGCCACCATCGACGCGGCGCTAAAGGCGCTCGAGCCCGACAACCTGGCGGCCACGCAAAGGCAGACCCGCATGCTCAACGAGGGCAGGGCGGTGTTGGCCCGCGTGCTGGAGGAGCTGCCGTATGTGCGGCAGCAGTGGCCCAGCGAGGCGAACTTCATTCTGCTAAGGGTGGACGACGGGCCCGCGCTGTGTGACTGGCTGGCAGGTCAGGGCGTTTTGGTGCGCAACTTTCACAGCAACCCGGTTCTTAAGAACTGCCTTCGAATCAGCATCGGCAGCCCGCCGGAAAACGCCCGGCTCACGCAGTTGCTCAAGGCGTACACGCCATGA
- a CDS encoding 2-hydroxychromene-2-carboxylate isomerase, with protein MPQHVQCYFDFISPYAYLGWHRAKRELGENGIALEPMPALFAAMLNANDTKGPAEIPAKRIYTWKHVIRLAADLGLPIQPPPAHPFNPLVSLRVVTALPNLEDRQRAVDAIYAACWQRGEAIQTQEEVAKALDTAGLPGERWVEAAGTDEVKTQLKNTTAEAINKGVFGVPSFVVGEEVFWGQDTVPHVAAYLRGEDPAKGAVERWRDLPAAVQRRGSA; from the coding sequence ATGCCCCAACACGTACAGTGCTATTTCGATTTCATCTCACCCTACGCCTACCTGGGCTGGCACCGGGCGAAGCGGGAGCTCGGCGAAAACGGTATTGCCCTTGAGCCAATGCCCGCGCTTTTTGCCGCCATGCTGAACGCAAACGACACCAAAGGCCCCGCCGAGATCCCCGCTAAGCGGATCTACACCTGGAAACATGTGATTCGGCTGGCGGCGGATCTTGGGCTTCCGATTCAGCCGCCTCCTGCGCATCCCTTTAACCCGTTGGTTTCGCTCAGGGTGGTGACGGCGCTTCCGAACCTCGAGGATCGCCAGCGAGCCGTCGACGCCATCTATGCCGCCTGCTGGCAACGTGGTGAAGCCATCCAAACGCAAGAGGAAGTCGCCAAGGCGCTAGACACTGCGGGCCTACCCGGTGAGCGCTGGGTTGAAGCAGCCGGCACTGACGAGGTGAAAACGCAGCTGAAAAATACGACCGCGGAAGCCATCAACAAAGGCGTCTTTGGCGTTCCGTCTTTTGTCGTGGGCGAAGAGGTATTCTGGGGCCAGGATACGGTGCCGCACGTGGCGGCTTATCTTCGCGGCGAAGACCCTGCAAAGGGCGCGGTGGAACGCTGGCGCGACCTGCCGGCAGCCGTTCAGCGCCGCGGCAGCGCTTGA
- a CDS encoding YerC/YecD family TrpR-related protein — MLETARTELCEVLSRLGSAAEIQAFLQDLCTPAELEAMVDRWRVVPLLKEGRPYRQIHDLTGVSVTTIGRVARFLDTGNGGYETAYAKLARYQR; from the coding sequence CTGCTGGAAACGGCGCGCACCGAGTTGTGTGAGGTGCTTTCGCGCCTGGGCAGCGCGGCAGAGATTCAGGCGTTTTTGCAGGATCTGTGCACCCCGGCTGAGCTGGAGGCCATGGTGGACCGGTGGCGGGTTGTGCCGCTGCTCAAAGAAGGGCGGCCCTACCGCCAGATTCACGATTTAACCGGCGTCAGCGTGACCACCATCGGTCGCGTTGCCCGGTTTTTGGATACGGGAAACGGAGGCTACGAAACCGCTTATGCAAAGCTCGCTCGCTACCAGCGATAA
- the hisB gene encoding bifunctional histidinol-phosphatase/imidazoleglycerol-phosphate dehydratase HisB: MSLRKVAFVDRDGTIIEEPEDYQVDRLDKVRLVEGVIPALLALQDDGYELVLVSNQDGLGTESFPKKDFEPPHHLMQQILTSQGIQFVAEHIDPSLPEAQSPNRKPGIGMLLDYLKRGDLDLARSVVIGDRDTDLELAENLGVPGHKLTADNGWPDILKVMRGRLRQASTERNTNETRIAVKVDLDSTQPISNQTGIGFFDHMLDQLASHGGFALTLECAGDLHIDEHHTVEDCALALGSALREALGDKRGIGRYGFVLPMDESLAQAAVDLSGRARFAFEADFPRDNVGELSTEMVEHFFHSLSDSLVCALHLKVTGENTHHMVEGLFKACGRALRQAFARDAGGALPSTKGVL, translated from the coding sequence ATGAGTCTGCGAAAGGTTGCGTTTGTGGATCGCGACGGCACCATCATCGAGGAGCCGGAAGACTACCAGGTTGATCGGCTCGACAAGGTGCGCCTTGTTGAAGGGGTGATTCCCGCGCTCCTCGCGCTGCAGGACGACGGCTACGAGCTGGTCCTGGTCAGCAACCAGGACGGGCTGGGAACCGAGTCGTTTCCCAAGAAAGACTTTGAACCGCCGCACCATCTGATGCAGCAGATACTGACGTCGCAGGGCATTCAGTTTGTGGCGGAACACATCGATCCGTCGCTGCCCGAAGCGCAGTCACCCAACCGTAAACCGGGCATCGGGATGCTGCTGGACTACCTCAAGCGGGGGGATCTGGATCTGGCGCGAAGCGTGGTGATCGGCGATCGGGATACCGACCTCGAGCTGGCTGAGAATCTCGGCGTGCCAGGTCACAAGCTCACCGCGGACAACGGCTGGCCGGATATTCTCAAAGTGATGCGGGGCCGGCTGCGTCAGGCCAGCACCGAACGCAATACGAATGAAACGCGCATTGCGGTGAAGGTAGACCTGGATAGCACCCAGCCGATCAGTAACCAAACCGGCATCGGTTTTTTTGACCACATGCTCGATCAGCTTGCCTCTCATGGCGGGTTTGCGCTCACGCTTGAGTGTGCGGGTGACCTGCACATCGATGAGCACCACACGGTGGAAGACTGCGCCCTTGCTTTGGGATCTGCGCTGCGCGAGGCGCTGGGTGACAAGCGCGGTATCGGTCGCTACGGGTTTGTGCTGCCGATGGATGAGTCGCTGGCGCAGGCGGCGGTAGACCTCAGCGGGCGTGCGCGGTTTGCCTTTGAGGCAGACTTTCCTCGCGACAACGTGGGCGAGCTGTCCACCGAGATGGTGGAACATTTTTTTCATTCGCTAAGTGATTCGCTGGTCTGCGCGCTGCATCTCAAGGTCACCGGTGAAAACACGCATCACATGGTGGAGGGGCTATTTAAAGCCTGTGGGCGTGCCCTGCGCCAGGCGTTTGCCCGCGATGCGGGTGGTGCGCTGCCTAGTACGAAAGGGGTGCTCTGA
- the hisA gene encoding 1-(5-phosphoribosyl)-5-[(5-phosphoribosylamino)methylideneamino]imidazole-4-carboxamide isomerase has translation MSTDLIPAIDLRNGQCVRLHQGDFAQETQYDADPVELATAYADEGAIRLHVVDLDGARSGQSEQAALIGEMQRASGLPVQTGGGLREEAQIKALLGAGAARVVVGTTVVRQPEAFGGWLKTYGADRVVAALDVRAGDDGEFYPATAGWTEAGDQTLDALLDTLAGYGLEHLLCTDISRDGTLAGPNLKLYEALVSRGLKVQASGGVSGLNDLTALKGIGVDGIIVGKALLEGRFTVAEALQCLQDA, from the coding sequence ATGAGCACTGACTTGATTCCGGCCATCGACTTACGAAACGGCCAATGTGTGCGCTTGCATCAGGGGGATTTTGCGCAAGAGACGCAATACGATGCGGACCCGGTCGAGCTGGCCACGGCGTACGCAGACGAGGGCGCAATACGACTGCATGTGGTGGATCTGGACGGCGCGCGCAGCGGTCAGTCAGAGCAGGCGGCGCTGATCGGGGAGATGCAGCGAGCCTCGGGGCTCCCGGTGCAGACCGGAGGCGGGCTGCGGGAAGAGGCGCAGATCAAAGCGCTACTTGGCGCCGGCGCGGCGCGCGTGGTCGTGGGAACGACGGTGGTGAGGCAGCCCGAAGCATTCGGAGGCTGGCTGAAGACGTATGGCGCCGATCGGGTGGTGGCAGCGCTCGACGTGCGAGCCGGCGACGACGGCGAGTTCTATCCGGCAACCGCCGGTTGGACGGAAGCTGGTGACCAAACGCTGGACGCCTTGCTGGATACGCTTGCCGGCTACGGCCTTGAGCATCTCCTGTGCACCGACATCAGTCGGGACGGAACGCTGGCGGGCCCAAACCTCAAACTCTATGAAGCTTTGGTGTCCCGTGGTTTGAAGGTACAGGCTTCAGGCGGGGTTTCCGGGCTCAACGACTTGACGGCCCTTAAGGGCATCGGCGTTGACGGCATTATCGTCGGCAAAGCACTGCTGGAAGGGCGGTTCACGGTTGCGGAGGCACTTCAGTGCTTGCAAGACGCCTGA